Proteins from a genomic interval of Luteibacter pinisoli:
- a CDS encoding SIS domain-containing protein produces MTIQPQDTLMFREAHETAEVVERQLAHNEAVIGALAERLQANPPRMVITCARGSSDHAAMYAKYVFETQLGVVTASASPSVTSIYHASQHLDGALYVAVSQSGKSPDLVRNAEAAKRAGAYVVALVNVVDSPLAAVADVVVPLHAGPETSVAATKSYLGALFAILHIAARWSGKAEIGDALTALPAQLRQGWEADWSALTDGLVDAHNLFVVGRGFGFAGALEAALKFKETCGLHAEAFSAAEVKHGPMALVGPDFPVLFFAQNDDTLPGVLEVAAEFRKRGAKVWIAAPGATGEGVLPLVATAPIAAVLVTVQSFYRATAALALKRGFNPDVPPHLNKVTETV; encoded by the coding sequence CGCAAGACACCCTGATGTTCCGCGAAGCGCACGAGACCGCCGAGGTCGTCGAGCGCCAGCTGGCCCATAACGAGGCCGTGATCGGCGCACTCGCCGAGCGCCTGCAGGCGAACCCGCCGCGCATGGTGATCACCTGCGCCCGCGGCAGCTCCGACCACGCCGCCATGTACGCCAAGTACGTCTTCGAGACCCAGCTCGGCGTGGTCACCGCGTCGGCCTCGCCGTCGGTCACCTCGATCTACCACGCCTCGCAGCACCTCGATGGCGCGCTGTACGTCGCCGTCTCGCAGTCCGGCAAGAGCCCGGACCTGGTCCGCAACGCCGAGGCCGCCAAGCGCGCCGGCGCCTACGTGGTCGCCCTGGTCAACGTGGTGGATTCGCCGCTGGCCGCGGTCGCCGACGTCGTCGTGCCGCTGCATGCCGGCCCGGAAACCAGCGTCGCCGCGACCAAGAGCTACCTCGGCGCGCTGTTCGCCATCCTGCATATCGCTGCCCGCTGGAGCGGCAAGGCGGAGATCGGCGATGCGCTTACCGCGCTGCCGGCGCAGCTGCGCCAGGGCTGGGAGGCCGACTGGTCGGCGCTCACCGACGGCCTGGTCGATGCGCACAACCTGTTCGTCGTCGGCCGCGGCTTCGGCTTTGCCGGCGCGCTGGAAGCGGCACTGAAGTTCAAGGAAACCTGCGGCCTGCATGCGGAAGCCTTCAGCGCGGCCGAAGTGAAGCACGGCCCGATGGCCCTGGTCGGCCCGGATTTCCCGGTGCTGTTCTTCGCCCAGAACGATGACACGCTGCCGGGCGTGCTCGAGGTCGCCGCCGAATTCCGCAAGCGCGGCGCCAAGGTGTGGATTGCCGCGCCGGGTGCCACGGGCGAGGGCGTCCTGCCCCTGGTCGCCACCGCGCCGATCGCCGCCGTGCTGGTCACCGTGCAGAGCTTCTACCGCGCCACCGCGGCCCTCGCGCTCAAGCGCGGCTTCAATCCCGACGTTCCGCCGCACCTCAACAAGGTGACGGAAACCGTCTGA
- the nagA gene encoding N-acetylglucosamine-6-phosphate deacetylase: MTLAFVNGRVLTNNGFQTGFAVLVENDTIVGLALPSDPRVRAAERHDLGGRTLLPGFIDCQVNGGGGVLFNDAPTVETIRAIGEAHAKFGTTGFLPTLISDDAEVMSRAIDAVNDAVAQGVPGVLGVHLEGPFIAPERKGVHDPAKFRIAGADDIAMVARRHGGVTLLTLAPERVTDEVLKELVDNGVIVCAGHTAANYEITRNALAMGVRGFTHLFNAMTPFTSREPGVVGAALEDQASWCGLIVDGHHVHPASLRVAIAAKARERMMLVTDAMPPVGSDNPNFVLKGETITAKDGICQTADGTLAGSALDMATAVRNTVHMVGVPYDEAARMAATYPAAFLGLGATHGHIAAGYRADFVVMDDAQFVTETWIGGKCVYAT, from the coding sequence ATGACCCTCGCCTTCGTCAACGGCCGCGTGCTGACCAACAACGGCTTCCAGACCGGCTTTGCCGTGCTGGTGGAGAACGACACCATCGTCGGCCTCGCGCTGCCGTCGGACCCGCGCGTGCGCGCCGCGGAGCGGCATGACCTCGGCGGCCGCACGCTGCTGCCGGGCTTCATCGATTGCCAGGTGAACGGCGGTGGCGGCGTGCTGTTCAACGATGCGCCTACCGTGGAGACGATCCGCGCGATCGGCGAGGCGCACGCGAAATTCGGTACCACCGGCTTCCTGCCCACGCTGATCAGCGACGACGCCGAAGTGATGTCGCGCGCCATCGACGCGGTGAACGACGCCGTGGCCCAGGGCGTGCCGGGCGTGCTCGGCGTGCACCTGGAAGGCCCCTTCATCGCCCCCGAGCGCAAGGGCGTGCATGACCCGGCCAAGTTCCGCATCGCCGGCGCCGATGACATCGCGATGGTGGCGCGCCGCCACGGTGGCGTCACCTTGCTGACCCTGGCACCGGAGCGCGTCACCGACGAGGTGCTGAAGGAACTGGTCGACAACGGCGTCATCGTCTGTGCCGGGCATACGGCCGCCAACTACGAGATCACCCGTAATGCCCTGGCCATGGGCGTGCGTGGCTTCACCCACCTGTTCAACGCGATGACCCCGTTCACCAGCCGCGAGCCGGGCGTGGTGGGCGCGGCCCTGGAAGACCAGGCCAGCTGGTGCGGCCTGATCGTCGACGGCCACCACGTGCACCCGGCCTCGCTGCGCGTGGCGATCGCCGCGAAGGCGCGCGAGCGGATGATGCTGGTCACCGACGCCATGCCGCCGGTGGGCTCGGATAACCCGAATTTCGTGCTGAAGGGCGAGACCATCACGGCGAAGGACGGCATCTGCCAGACCGCCGACGGCACCCTGGCCGGCTCGGCGCTGGACATGGCCACCGCGGTGCGGAACACCGTGCACATGGTGGGCGTGCCTTACGACGAGGCCGCGCGCATGGCGGCGACGTACCCGGCCGCCTTCCTCGGCCTGGGCGCCACCCACGGCCACATCGCCGCCGGCTACCGCGCGGATTTCGTGGTGATGGACGACGCGCAATTCGTGACCGAAACCTGGATCGGCGGCAAGTGCGTCTACGCTACCTAA